GAAATGGTGGGTGTTATCAATGACGTAGGATCCAACATGGCGCGCGTGGAAAAATTATTGGTGGATGTGCAAAAAATTGCCGACCAAACCAATCTATTGGCGCTCAATGCTGCAATTGAAGCCGCTCGTGCGGGCGAAGCCGGCAGAGGCTTCGCGGTGGTCGCGGACGAAGTGCGGAATTTGTCCAAAAATTCGGATAAATTCAGTGAAGAAATTAAAGTTGTGGTGAATGCATCTAAAAACAATATTCATCAGGCTCAATCCATTATTGAAACAATGGCATCCAAGGATATGAATATAGCCTTGAGTTCGAAAGAAAAAATCGACGACATGATGAGCGCTATCACCTTGATCAATACTAAGGTATCTAACAGTATTGTCGAGGTTTCGCGACTTACCGATAACGTTGAGATAACAGTCAATGACGCAGTTCGGGGACTACAGTTTGAGGATATGTGTCGGCAGCTAATAGAGTTTTTACAAGCGAATACCCAACATTTTCAAGCCATGGCCGATGAAGTGGCTATCGGCATGGGTATCTTTAAAACCACGGATAGTGCAAATTGGGAGCATCAGTTGAATGAAGGCATAAATCGTCTGCGGGCAATGCAAGAACAGTGGAGGACTACGGGTTCTAAAGTCGTATCGCAGTCTACGGTGGAAGAAGGCGATGTTGAGTTATTCTGAATGCATATTTACCGATTCCTGGGGGAATTAAATGAGTTTTGAGACAAAAATTGAGTCCGGTATCCTATATATCAAAATCAGTGGCCGATTCGACTTTAGCTTACACAAGGAGTTTAGGGATGCTTCAAACCAATTCGTGCCTGATATTAAAAAGATAGAAGTCGACTTGTCTAAAACCGATTATTTAGATAGCTCCGCGCTGGGTATGCTGTTGATTTTGCGCGATAAGGCTGCTGGTAACAAAGATGCGGTTGTGATTAAAGGGGCAACCGCGGATGTAAAAAAAATCCTTCAAATCGCTAATTTTGATAAGCTTTTTACAGTTAGTTAATTTGCATCCTTTGCAAGTACTTATAAAAACATAAAGCTGCTTGTTTTCAAGCCAATAATTATAAATGAGTAAACAAACCAATTTTTCAAATCTCGATTTTGTCAGGGACTTTTTTCATCGATTTTTACCCAATTCACAAGTTGTTTCATTAGCCATAAGTCTGATTGTCGGGTCGGCATTAATCTACTGTTTGTCCGGGCTGTTAATGCCGGTTTTTGCTTCAATTATTCTCGCCTACCTGCTTGAAGGACTGGTAGCAAAAGCGGAGCGCCGGTCTGTGCCGAGAATTGTTGCCGTGCATGTGGTGTTTTTTGCGTTTTTAACCCTATTGGGTTTTATCTTATTTGTGCTGGTGCCCATGGTATCGGAGCAAACCGTCCAATTGGTGCAGCGCATCCCAGAAATGGTATCCAGCGCGCAAAGCGAAATCATGCGGCTGCCGGAAATTTATCCGGAATTCATTACGCAAGCGCGTATTAGAGAAATCATGTTTTCCATTCAGCAGGATTTGCTGAAATATGGACAAAATGTAATTTCGGGGTCGGCACAATCGTTTGCCGGCCTACTGGCGGCGGTGATTTATTTGTTCCTGGTGCCGATGATGGTGTTTTTCTGTCTGAAGGATAAAGCGTTATTAGTCGGGTGGTTTGCGCAGTTTTTCCCGAAGGATATGACGTTAACCATGCGGGTTTGGCGGGAAGTTGACTCGCAAATTGCAAATTATGTGAGGGGTAAATTTGTCGAGGTCTTTATTCTGTGGGCAGCCAGCTACCTGACGTTCGCCATGCTGAACTTAAATTATGCGATGTTGTTGGCTGTATTGATGGGGCTGTCGGTGGTGATTCCGTACGTGGGAGCGACGTTGGTTACCTTTCCGGTATTGGGGGTTGCCTATGTGCAGTGGGGGGTCGGCGGCGGGGACCAATTTATGTATGTGCTGATAGCGTACTCAGTCATTCAAGCCATCGACGGCGTGGTGCTGGTACCGTTATTGTTTTCTGAAGCGGTCAATCTGCACCCGATCGCCATTGTGGTGGCGATTTTGTTTTTCGGCGGCTTGTGGGGCTTTTGGGGCGTGTTTTTTGCCATCCCGCTGGCTACGCTGGTTAACGCGGTGTTAACCGCATGGCCGCGGGCAGGGCAGGTCTCTGTCGATCAGAGCGACTATAAATTGTCCGACGCGTAATCCGCCAAGCGCGAACGTTCGCCCCGTTTCAAGGTAATATGTGCGCTATTCTCCCAGCCTTTGAAACGATCCACCACATAGGTCAAGCCTGAGCTGGTGGCGGTGAGATAGGGGGTGTCGATCTGTGACAGGTTGCCTATACAAATGATTTTGGTACCCGGTCCGGCCCGGGTAATCAGGGTTTTCATTTGTTTGGGCGTTAAGTTTTGTGCTTCGTCGATTATCAAATACCGGTTTAAAAAAGTTCTGCCGCGCATGAAATTCAGCGAGCGTATTTTGACCCGGTTCATCATCATATTTTGCGATGCCCCTTGTTCCCAGTCGGTAGTGCCGGAACGGCTGCCCAGTAATTCCAGGTTGTCCATCAGAGCGCCCATCCAGGGTGCCATTTTTTCTTCTTCGGAACCTGGTAGGAAGCCTATGTCTTCGCCTACCGGCATGGTTTCCCGGGTCATGATGATTTCCAGAAACGCTTTGTGTTCCATGGTTAAGGATAAGCCGGCCGCCAACGCCAATAAGGTCTTTCCGGTTCCGGCCGCGCCCAGCAGAGTTACAAAATCGATGTCGGGATCGAGCAGCGCATTTAAGGCGAAATTTTGTTCGCGGTTCTTGGCCGTGACTCCCCAGACGCTATGATGTTTGGTACGAAAGTCCTGAGCCAGTTGCAAGACGGCTGTTTCCCCGTCGCAAGTTTTTACCAGCGCTTCGAAACCTGACTCATCATCGATATACAGAAATTGATTCGGATACCAATCGGCGACGTGCGGGCCGTGGATGCGGTAAAACGTTTGATTGTTTTCCTGCCAGGATTCCATTTTACTGCCATGCTCTTCCCAAAAATCCGCTTCCAAGGCAGTGGCACCGCTATACAGTAAATCGATGTCTTCTATGGTCTGATCGTTGTGATAATCCTCGGCATTGATTTGCAGCGCAGCGGCCTTGATGCGCATGTTGATGTCTTTGGACACCAGAATGACATTCACGTCCGGGTATTCTTTGCTGAGTGCCAGCACAATGCTCAAAATAGAATTGTCGGCGATCTGACCGGGCAGGTCATCGGGCAACAGATGCTTCAATTGCCGGGTCTGAAAATAAAGACGTCCGGGGGTCTCTGTATTACTACCGGCGGGGCCGTGCTCAATGCGGGAAAGCGGCAATCCTTCGTTGATAGTGTGTTGATCGGCATCGCGTATCAATTCGTCCATGAACCGGCTCACTTGGCGTACATTGCGCGAAACATCCGAAATGCCTTTTTTGGCATGGTCCAGTTCTTCCAGCACCACCATGGGAATAAAAAGATTGTGTTCCTGGAAGCGGAAAATAGAGGCAGGATCATGCATTAATACGTTGGTATCCAGCACGAACAGTTTTTTGCTAGTGGAATGAATATTCATGGCGTCCTTGGGTATTTAGGTCTAATTGTTATTTATCGTATGCCTCGGCGTATTTCTACTCTATCTGCCAAGTGGACGTCAACTCAGGCGAATAAATGACCGGCAATGGCTCTCACTAATGCGTGCGTGGTTTGTATTGCGGGGGTAATTACAATAGAATGCCGCGTTGGCAAATTGTGCGGCTTACTTTTTTAACATTTTCTGGTGTCCAACAATGAGTTTTTCAGGATCAAACCAACCGGATTTGGATTGGAGCCAAATCAGAGAAACCGTCAAGCTGTTAGCTGTTTCTGTGGCCCAGGTTGAAGGCAGCATGCGAATCGGCGACGAATCGGTCAACGTGTTAACTGCGGCCTTTACCGAAATGGTGGCTGATATGAATGCGATTCGGAACCTTTTGAACTCATTTGAGCCCAGCGAACAGCGCGACGAGGCATTAATCCACTGTTCGGCAACCCAGGAAAAAATCAATTCATCCATCGTTGCTTTTCAGTTTTACGATCGGTTGCAGCAGTGTCTGCAGCACGTGTCGGTTGGGCTAAAAGGCTTATCCGCCATCATTGAAAGTCCCAGCCGATTATACAACCCGGCCGAATGGTATGGCTTTCAAGAGCAAATACGCGGACGCTACACCATGGAATCTGAAAAAATCATGTTCGATGCGATTCATCAGGGCAAAAGCATAGAAGAGGCTTTAGCTTTGGCAAATGACTTCGATGGCAAAGCGGCTGACGACGAGATTGAACTTTTTTAATTGTTATAGGCATCTGACGTTTTAAATGAAGAACAAAGTCCTGATATACCTTTTTCCTGTTTTCCTATTAGGCACGGGGTGTACTACCGTTTATGATCAGCCACCAAAGCCCGTTGCTAAAATTGTCAAACCCAAGCCGTTGCCGCCTCGTGTGCCAGTCCAAAAACCGCCGCGTTATCCCACAAAAAAACAACTGCCCGGAACGGCGACTTACCCTATAGACGACGGTAAAAACAATTTTAAAGTAGAACCCAGTCAGCCGGCATTCGGGACGGAGCCGCTGGCGCCATTGACTGACACGGCCCCCGCGCCGGGCGTACCGGCACTGCCGGCTTTCGCCGTCGAAGAAGCCCGTATACCCACGGGTACGCCACCCGCGGTAGTGGCATTGTTGACCGAAGCCGATCGTAATCGCGCCTCGGGTAATCTGGACGCTGCCGTGGTATCCACCGAGCGAGCGTTGCGGATCGATTCTCGCAACCCCACGCTTACCTATAAATTGGCGCAACTCAGAATTAAGCAAAATAAACCGCAACTGGCTGAGGAATTAGCGGGCAAAGCCGCGTTATTGGCGGGCGCCGATCTGGATTTAAAACGCAAAAGCTGGTTGCTGATTGCCGAGGCCCGGCGTATGCAACAAAACTATCGAGGTGCCAAAGAGGCAAAAGCCAAATCGGAAAGTTTTTTCGGCCGTTGATGATGCAAGCTTGCTGTGATTGATCTCACCGAGATATTCGGCAGTGACGGTGCATTGGCAAATGTTATATCGGCCTATTCGCCGCGTGCCGGGCAGATGGAAATGGCGCAATCGATCGCCGATGCGATTGAAAGCCAGCAGCATTTGATTGCCGAGGCCGGCACCGGCACCGGTAAAACCTTTGCGTATCTGATTCCGGCGATTTTGTCCCGCAAGAAAGTTATCGTTTCCACCGGCACTAAAAACTTGCAGGATCAATTGTTCAATAAAGACCTGCCGCTGATCCGTAAGGCGTTGCCGCGTTTGCCGTTCAAAGCCAGCTTGTTGAAAGGGCGTGCCAATTATTTGTGCACGTATCGATTGGAACACGCCTTGAATTCAGCGTTCGGCTACAGCAAGGAAGACGCCGCAGCATTGGCGCAAATCAAGGCTTGGTCCAAACGTACTAAAGCCGGCGACGTTTCGGAAGTGGTGGATGTGCACGACGGCGACCCCGTGTGGTTTCATGCCACGTCTACCGCCGATAATTGTCTGGGGCAGAACTGCCCGGATTATGCCGACTGCTTTTTGACCAAGGCCCGCAAACAGGCGCAGGAAGCCGAAATTGTAGTGGTGAACCATCACCTGTTGTGCGCGGACTGGTCGATACGCGAAATCGGTTTCGGCGAATTACTGCCGGATGCTGAAGTGGTCATCATCGACGAGGCGCATCAATTGGCCGATACGGCGTCCAATTTCTTGGGCGTAACGCTCAGCGGCAAGCAATTGACCGATCTAGCCGACGATACTTTGGCCGAATATTTTACCGACGCCAAGGATATGCCGGACTTACGGACTGCTTGCGAAGATCTGCAATTGGAGGTCAAGGACATGCGTCTGGCGTTTGGTCTGGAATTGCGCCGCGGCGATTGGCAGGATATCGAAACCAATCCCAAAATAGCCGGCGCATTGGAGTCACTACAAAAACAACTGGCTCGGCTCACTAATCAACTGGAACGTGCTTCGGTGCGCAGTAAAGGCTTGGAATCCTGTTTCGATAGAGCGGAAACGTTGGACATGCAACTGGAAACCCTGATTAACGACAAGGATGGACAGTGGATCAAATGGTACGAAACCTACAGTAAGTCGTTTACCCTCAGTCGCACGCCGTTGGATATTGCCAAAGAGTTTCGGGGCTTTATGGCCCGACACAAAGCCAGCTGGATCTTTACCTCGGCCACCTTAAGCGTGGCGAACAATTTCGTGCATTTTTCCAAAAGCCTGGGCTTAAGTAGTGAATTGGGGCGCAGCTGGGATAGTCCATTCGATTATCCGAACCAGGCTTTGTTTTATCACCCTAAGGGGCTGCCGCAACCCAGCGATCCGGCGTTTACCGACAAAATAGTCGAGTTTGCGCTGCCGGTTTTGGAAGCCAGTCGCGGCAGAGCGTTTTTTCTGTTTACCAGTCACCGGGCCTTACAGCGCGCGGCACAGCTGCTGGAAGGTAAAATCGACCACCCTTTGCTGGTACAAGGCAGTCGCTCCAAAGGCGTATTGCTGGATCAGTTCAAAGAGCTGGGTAATGCGGTACTACTGGCAACCGCCAGTTTCTGGGAAGGCGTGGATGTACGCGGTGATGCCCTGTCTTGTGTGATTATCGACAAACTGCCGTTCGCGTCGCCGGGTGATCCGGTGTTGAAGGCGCGGATGAACGCCTTGGAAAAGCAAGGCCGCAATCCGTTTTTCGAACAGCAATTACCTACGGCGATCATCATGCTGCGGCAAGGGGTGGGGCGGTTGATTCGGGATGTCAACGATAGGGGCGTATTAATGGTCTGCGATCCGCGTTTGTTGAAAAAGTCTTATGGGCAAATGTTTTTGGATAGTGTGCCTGCCATGAAACGCAGCCGGGATATCGAAGACGTGCGGCGGTTTTTCGCCAGCGAGGAACAGCAGTGAAATTATTGGCAGTAGAAACCTCCACCGATGCCTGTTCGGCGGCTTTGTTTATCGATGGCGAGATAAGGGAAAAATTCGAACTGGCGCCGCGCGAGCATACCAAGCTGATCTTGCCGATGATAGACAGTCTGATGGCCGAGGCGCAGTTAAAACCCCGGCAGCTGGATGCCGTAGCGTTGAGCCGTGGCCCCGGCTCATTTACCGGTGTGCGCATTGCCACCGGTGTGGCGCATGGAGTTGCCTTTGGCGCCGATATCCCGGTGGTACTGATATCCACGCTGGCGGCCATCGCCCAGGATTTTTTTAATCGACGGGAAACTGATGTCGCCTTTACTGCCATGGACGCGCGCATGAATGAAATATTTTGGGGCGTATATCAGCGCAATGCTTTGGGATTGGCCGTATTAATCGGCGAAGAAGCCGTTGCGCCGGCCGGCGAAGTACTTTTTCCGGAATTGACAGGGGCTGGTGTGGGTTCTGGGTGGGCCGCGCATGGTGACACTTTACTGTCTCGGTTGGTGGCGCGCGTAAAAAGTATTGATAGCGAAGTCTGGCCGCGCGCCGCCTGTATTGCTCAGTTGGGTGCCTATGACTTCGCCAACGGTCTGGCTGTGCCGGTCGAACAGGCCATGCCGGTCTATTTGCGCGACAAAGTCGCTAAAAAGCAGTCTGAAAGATAAGGTACAATGCTTTCTATTTACGCCTTATAACCGCACATGGCCGAATTTCTGGAAATCCACCCCCAAAACCCCCAAACACGGTTAATTCAACAAGCGGTCAATATCATTCGAAATGGCGGGGTTATCGTTTACCCAACCGATGCCTCCTATGCGCTGGGTGCGCAAATCGGCGACAAACAGGCCATGGATACCATAAGGCGGATTCGCCGTTTAGACGACAATCATAATTTCACCTTGTTGTGTAACGACCTGTCGCAGGTGTCGACGTTTACCAAAATGGGTAACGATGCCCATCGCTTGATCAAGAACCTGACGCCGGGCCCGTTTACCTTTTTATTGGATGCAACTCGCGAAGTGCCCCGACGCTTGCAGCATCCCAAAAAGAAAACCATTGGCGTGCGGATTACCGATAACAATATCGCCCGGGCTTTGCTGGAACAGTTAGGCGAACCCCTGCTGACCACGACCATGATTTTGCCCGGCCAGGATGAAGCCATGGCCGATCCGTATGATATTCGTCAAAAATTGGACCGAGAACTCGATCTGATCATTGATGGCGGTATTATCGACTATAAACCGACTACCGTGATCGCCTGTATTGACAATGTGATTGAAATTGTCAGACAAGGCATTGGTCACGCCCCTATGCTGGAGAATTGAATATGATGGACGAACTGACGTTGGTGCAGCGCATTGTGGTATGGCTATTGCCGGTGGTTTTCGCCATTACCGTGCATGAAGTGGCGCACGGCTGGATGGCTAAACAATTCGGTGATAAAACCGCCGATCAGCAAGGGCGGTTGACCTTAAATCCGCTGAAACATATCGATCCGCTCGGTACCATCATCGTGCCCGGTTTGCTGTTGATTACCTTTACCGGGTTTATTTTCGGTTGGGCCAAACCCGTGCCGGTGGACGCGCGTAATTTTAAGAACCCTAAAAATGCCATGATGCTGGTGGCATTGGCTGGTCCTATGTCGAATCTGTTGATGGCCATCGCTTGGGCGTTGCTGGCCCGTGTTGGGGTTGCCATTAATATGGAATTTGTTTCCATGCCTTTAATTTATAGCGGCGTGGCAGGTATTACCATTAATCTGGTATTGGCGTTGATTAATATGTTGCCCATACCGCCTTTGGACGGTAGTCGAATCTTGTCTGGCTTGCTGCCGGATTATTGGGCTTGGCGCTATAATCAGTTGGAACGCTGGGGGTTCTTGATTTTATTGGTACTGTTAGCAACGAATATGTTGGGTATGATTTTGGGTTATCCTTTATATTACGCGCAGCAACTGTTTTTTGGCTTGGCCGGGTTGTGAGTCTGTTCAACAATTGTGGGCGCCTATCATGCAGGCCGCTGTAAGTATGGACGTATCGGAATCGCCATTGGAAAAACCGGTTTTTCCAATGGCGATGGTACAAGGACAACCGTTGCAGGATTTGCCGGATGATTTATATATTCCGCCCGATGCGCTGGAAGTGGTTCTGGATGCCTTTGAAGGGCCGCTGGATTTGCTGCTGTATTTGATTCGGCGGCAGAATCTGGATATCCTCAATATTCCTATTGCCCAGATTACGCAGCAATATATTGCCTACATCGACATGATGGATAAACTGCGGCTGGAATTGGCGGCGGAATATCTGGTGATGGCGGCGCTGCTGGCGGAAATCAAATCCCGCATGCTGTTGCCTCGTCAACCGGAAAGCGAAGAGGAAGAAGAGGATCCGCGCGCTTTTTTGATCCGGAAATTGCAGGAATACGAAGCCATCAAGAAAGTCGCCGAAGAAATCGACTTGCTGCCTAGAAACGAACGGGACACCTTCGAAGCCAGTGTCGACGTGTCCACCGTTAACATCCAACAGACGTTGCCCGATATCCATCTCAAGGAATTGCTGTTGGCGTTTCAGGATGTGTTAAAACGTGTCGAGCAACTCAGTCATCATCAAATAACCAAAGAGCCCTTATCAGTCCGTGAACGAATGGCAACCATTTTGGAAAAACTTAACGGAGCAAATCAGCTCCCTTTCCCAGCGTGTTTTACCGGAAGTGAAGGAAAAAACGGGGTGGTTGTCGCGTTTCTTGCCATCCTTGAACTCTCCAAGGAGCGAATCGTCGACATCATTCAGCCCGAGCCCTACGCCGGAATTTATATCAGAATCCGCGCTAATGGCAGCGCCGGCGATTGAAGAAATTCGTGCTGAAGTCGCAGTAGAGTCGGAAAATGTCGTACCGGAAGTTAAACCCAAGCCCCGTAAACCCAGAACCAAACCCGCGCCGGCTATTGCGACCGTTCAAGCCCGGAAAACCAAGGTGCGGTTTCCTGAAATGTGGACTGTTGAATTACAGGGCAGAGCGTATCTTCCCAAGCGAGCGCCGCTGCGAAAGCCTGTCGTCCGCCTGCCCGCGAATTGGGCGGATAAACTGCGCGCCAACTTGGGCACGCCGCTGATTGCCGAGTACCAACCGCCGTTATCCGAGCCATCGATAGAGTTCGACGTGAATACCAAACGCATCGTAGAAGCCATTTTGTTTGCCGCCAATAAACCCATGACGATCAAACAAATTCAAGAAACCTTCCCCGAATTGGAACAGCCGGATACCCTGGAAATACAGACGGCCCTCGAGGCGATTGCCCAGGATTATCTGTCCCGCCCGATTGGTCTGAAAAAATTAGCCAGCGGTTACCGATTTCAGGTCAGAGAAGGCGTGGCGCCTTGGGTGACGCGTTTGTTCGAAGAAAAGCCGCCCCGGTATTCACGAGCACTATTGGAAACCCTATCCATCATTGCTTATCGACAGCCGGTGACGCGCGGCGAAATCGAGGATATTCGCGGTGTTGGCGTCAGTTCCAGCATTATTCATACCCTGTTGGAACGTGAATGGATCCGCGTGATTGCCCATAAGGAAGTGCCCGGCCGCCCGGCGTTATACGGCACCACCAAACAATTTCTGGATTATTTCAATTTGACGTCGCTGAACGAATTGCCGACCTTGGAAGAAATTACCCATCTGGACTTCAGTAACGACACAGCACAGCAGGAACCCCGTGAAAGATCGCAAACCGACCCCGCCGAAACCGAAATCTCCCCTCAAATCGCAGAGCAGGAAGCCGAGTCCGGCCCGCAGGCCATCGAAGCCGGTAACAGCGAAAGCAGAACGCTCCATTAGGTCCGCCGAGGGTGGCGAACGGATTCAGAAGTTATTGGCGCGGGCAGGCCTGGGTTCGAGACGGGAAATCGAACGCTGGATCGAGGAGGGCAAGCTCACAGTCAATAATCAGCCCATCCAGCCCGGTTATCATCTTAAGCCCGGCGATTATTTGCAAATTAACGGACGGGTGGTGAAATGGGAGAAATATGCCGAGCAACCGACACGCGTGTTGGTATATCACAAGCCGGTCGGCGAATTGGTTACCCGCAGGGACCCCGAGGGCCGGCCGGTAATATTTACCCAATTGCCGCGCTTGGCGGTGGGGCGCTGGATTGCCGTCGGACGCTTGGATATCAATACTTCGGGCTTGATATTGGTAACCAATAACGGTGAGTTGGCCAATCGATTAATGCATCCATCCCGTCAAGTCGAGCGGGAATACGCCGTGCGTATTTTAGGCGAAGTCGATGACGCGATGATGGAAAGGCTACGCAACGGCGTGGAGTTGGAAGATGGGCCCGCTCAATTCGACGAAGTACGCTTTTACGCCGGTGAA
This sequence is a window from Methylomonas methanica MC09. Protein-coding genes within it:
- a CDS encoding methyl-accepting chemotaxis protein yields the protein MVGVINDVGSNMARVEKLLVDVQKIADQTNLLALNAAIEAARAGEAGRGFAVVADEVRNLSKNSDKFSEEIKVVVNASKNNIHQAQSIIETMASKDMNIALSSKEKIDDMMSAITLINTKVSNSIVEVSRLTDNVEITVNDAVRGLQFEDMCRQLIEFLQANTQHFQAMADEVAIGMGIFKTTDSANWEHQLNEGINRLRAMQEQWRTTGSKVVSQSTVEEGDVELF
- a CDS encoding site-2 protease family protein, which translates into the protein MMDELTLVQRIVVWLLPVVFAITVHEVAHGWMAKQFGDKTADQQGRLTLNPLKHIDPLGTIIVPGLLLITFTGFIFGWAKPVPVDARNFKNPKNAMMLVALAGPMSNLLMAIAWALLARVGVAINMEFVSMPLIYSGVAGITINLVLALINMLPIPPLDGSRILSGLLPDYWAWRYNQLERWGFLILLVLLATNMLGMILGYPLYYAQQLFFGLAGL
- the scpB gene encoding SMC-Scp complex subunit ScpB, with the protein product MAAPAIEEIRAEVAVESENVVPEVKPKPRKPRTKPAPAIATVQARKTKVRFPEMWTVELQGRAYLPKRAPLRKPVVRLPANWADKLRANLGTPLIAEYQPPLSEPSIEFDVNTKRIVEAILFAANKPMTIKQIQETFPELEQPDTLEIQTALEAIAQDYLSRPIGLKKLASGYRFQVREGVAPWVTRLFEEKPPRYSRALLETLSIIAYRQPVTRGEIEDIRGVGVSSSIIHTLLEREWIRVIAHKEVPGRPALYGTTKQFLDYFNLTSLNELPTLEEITHLDFSNDTAQQEPRERSQTDPAETEISPQIAEQEAESGPQAIEAGNSESRTLH
- the tsaB gene encoding tRNA (adenosine(37)-N6)-threonylcarbamoyltransferase complex dimerization subunit type 1 TsaB; this encodes MKLLAVETSTDACSAALFIDGEIREKFELAPREHTKLILPMIDSLMAEAQLKPRQLDAVALSRGPGSFTGVRIATGVAHGVAFGADIPVVLISTLAAIAQDFFNRRETDVAFTAMDARMNEIFWGVYQRNALGLAVLIGEEAVAPAGEVLFPELTGAGVGSGWAAHGDTLLSRLVARVKSIDSEVWPRAACIAQLGAYDFANGLAVPVEQAMPVYLRDKVAKKQSER
- a CDS encoding tetratricopeptide repeat protein; translation: MPVQKPPRYPTKKQLPGTATYPIDDGKNNFKVEPSQPAFGTEPLAPLTDTAPAPGVPALPAFAVEEARIPTGTPPAVVALLTEADRNRASGNLDAAVVSTERALRIDSRNPTLTYKLAQLRIKQNKPQLAEELAGKAALLAGADLDLKRKSWLLIAEARRMQQNYRGAKEAKAKSESFFGR
- a CDS encoding ATP-dependent DNA helicase is translated as MIDLTEIFGSDGALANVISAYSPRAGQMEMAQSIADAIESQQHLIAEAGTGTGKTFAYLIPAILSRKKVIVSTGTKNLQDQLFNKDLPLIRKALPRLPFKASLLKGRANYLCTYRLEHALNSAFGYSKEDAAALAQIKAWSKRTKAGDVSEVVDVHDGDPVWFHATSTADNCLGQNCPDYADCFLTKARKQAQEAEIVVVNHHLLCADWSIREIGFGELLPDAEVVIIDEAHQLADTASNFLGVTLSGKQLTDLADDTLAEYFTDAKDMPDLRTACEDLQLEVKDMRLAFGLELRRGDWQDIETNPKIAGALESLQKQLARLTNQLERASVRSKGLESCFDRAETLDMQLETLINDKDGQWIKWYETYSKSFTLSRTPLDIAKEFRGFMARHKASWIFTSATLSVANNFVHFSKSLGLSSELGRSWDSPFDYPNQALFYHPKGLPQPSDPAFTDKIVEFALPVLEASRGRAFFLFTSHRALQRAAQLLEGKIDHPLLVQGSRSKGVLLDQFKELGNAVLLATASFWEGVDVRGDALSCVIIDKLPFASPGDPVLKARMNALEKQGRNPFFEQQLPTAIIMLRQGVGRLIRDVNDRGVLMVCDPRLLKKSYGQMFLDSVPAMKRSRDIEDVRRFFASEEQQ
- a CDS encoding PhoH family protein yields the protein MNIHSTSKKLFVLDTNVLMHDPASIFRFQEHNLFIPMVVLEELDHAKKGISDVSRNVRQVSRFMDELIRDADQHTINEGLPLSRIEHGPAGSNTETPGRLYFQTRQLKHLLPDDLPGQIADNSILSIVLALSKEYPDVNVILVSKDINMRIKAAALQINAEDYHNDQTIEDIDLLYSGATALEADFWEEHGSKMESWQENNQTFYRIHGPHVADWYPNQFLYIDDESGFEALVKTCDGETAVLQLAQDFRTKHHSVWGVTAKNREQNFALNALLDPDIDFVTLLGAAGTGKTLLALAAGLSLTMEHKAFLEIIMTRETMPVGEDIGFLPGSEEEKMAPWMGALMDNLELLGSRSGTTDWEQGASQNMMMNRVKIRSLNFMRGRTFLNRYLIIDEAQNLTPKQMKTLITRAGPGTKIICIGNLSQIDTPYLTATSSGLTYVVDRFKGWENSAHITLKRGERSRLADYASDNL
- the rluB gene encoding 23S rRNA pseudouridine(2605) synthase RluB encodes the protein MQKLLARAGLGSRREIERWIEEGKLTVNNQPIQPGYHLKPGDYLQINGRVVKWEKYAEQPTRVLVYHKPVGELVTRRDPEGRPVIFTQLPRLAVGRWIAVGRLDINTSGLILVTNNGELANRLMHPSRQVEREYAVRILGEVDDAMMERLRNGVELEDGPAQFDEVRFYAGEGANKWFYVTVKQGRNRLVRRLWESQGVKVSRLLRVRYGDVTLPEKVRSHSFYELEAAELQDLMASVDL
- a CDS encoding STAS domain-containing protein, with the protein product MSFETKIESGILYIKISGRFDFSLHKEFRDASNQFVPDIKKIEVDLSKTDYLDSSALGMLLILRDKAAGNKDAVVIKGATADVKKILQIANFDKLFTVS
- a CDS encoding AI-2E family transporter, encoding MSKQTNFSNLDFVRDFFHRFLPNSQVVSLAISLIVGSALIYCLSGLLMPVFASIILAYLLEGLVAKAERRSVPRIVAVHVVFFAFLTLLGFILFVLVPMVSEQTVQLVQRIPEMVSSAQSEIMRLPEIYPEFITQARIREIMFSIQQDLLKYGQNVISGSAQSFAGLLAAVIYLFLVPMMVFFCLKDKALLVGWFAQFFPKDMTLTMRVWREVDSQIANYVRGKFVEVFILWAASYLTFAMLNLNYAMLLAVLMGLSVVIPYVGATLVTFPVLGVAYVQWGVGGGDQFMYVLIAYSVIQAIDGVVLVPLLFSEAVNLHPIAIVVAILFFGGLWGFWGVFFAIPLATLVNAVLTAWPRAGQVSVDQSDYKLSDA
- a CDS encoding segregation and condensation protein A, with the translated sequence MQAAVSMDVSESPLEKPVFPMAMVQGQPLQDLPDDLYIPPDALEVVLDAFEGPLDLLLYLIRRQNLDILNIPIAQITQQYIAYIDMMDKLRLELAAEYLVMAALLAEIKSRMLLPRQPESEEEEEDPRAFLIRKLQEYEAIKKVAEEIDLLPRNERDTFEASVDVSTVNIQQTLPDIHLKELLLAFQDVLKRVEQLSHHQITKEPLSVRERMATILEKLNGANQLPFPACFTGSEGKNGVVVAFLAILELSKERIVDIIQPEPYAGIYIRIRANGSAGD
- a CDS encoding L-threonylcarbamoyladenylate synthase; the encoded protein is MAEFLEIHPQNPQTRLIQQAVNIIRNGGVIVYPTDASYALGAQIGDKQAMDTIRRIRRLDDNHNFTLLCNDLSQVSTFTKMGNDAHRLIKNLTPGPFTFLLDATREVPRRLQHPKKKTIGVRITDNNIARALLEQLGEPLLTTTMILPGQDEAMADPYDIRQKLDRELDLIIDGGIIDYKPTTVIACIDNVIEIVRQGIGHAPMLEN